A stretch of Miscanthus floridulus cultivar M001 chromosome 13, ASM1932011v1, whole genome shotgun sequence DNA encodes these proteins:
- the LOC136502103 gene encoding uncharacterized protein translates to MDELNKETCESEYSDDDSLLLSTTSKTTKKQKGHHGGPRETTTIAHQEVAHDKVTCNKRQAPKQLPIMKVGSMVLLMTSKYPNKANVAYATLLSTDPEAIVGGVKTGSQFYKVRIDHAIAKDEPLVRPRPGCNNIGDAQAKGVSIAWPSMFVQMING, encoded by the exons ATGGATGAATTG AATAAAGAAACATGTGAGTCTGAATATAGTGATGATGACAGTCTACTTTTATCCACCACAAGTAAaacaacaaagaaacaaaag GGTCATCATGGAGGGCCTAGAGAGACTACGACCATTGCACACCAGGAGGTGGCTCATGACAAGGTTACATGCAACAAGCGTCAAGCACCTAAACAACTTCCTATAATGAAG GTTGGGTCCATGGTGCTACTAATGACTTCAAAATATCCTAATAAGGCTAATGTGGCCTATGCAACTCTCTTGAGCACTGATCCAGAAGCCATTGTTGGTGGAGTTAAGACAGGCAGTCAATTCTACAAAGTGCGTATCGATCATGCTATAGCAAAAGATGAGCCATTAGTGAGGCCTAGGCCTGGGTGCAACAATATTGGTGATGCTCAAGCCAAAGGAGTCTCAATTGCTTGGCCTTCAATGTTT GTTCAAATGATTAATGGTTGA